One window of the Rufibacter radiotolerans genome contains the following:
- the queG gene encoding tRNA epoxyqueuosine(34) reductase QueG, which yields MLNLAPKHTQFIKQKALELGFMYCGVSKADFLEEEAPRLENWLNQNKHGQMHYMANHFDKRLDPRLLVEGAKSVVSLLLNYYPEETQPEDTFQISKYAYGQDYHFLIKDKLKTLYQFIQEEIGEVGGRVFVDSAPVMDKVWAKKSGLGWVGKNSNLIRPGVGSFFFIAELILDLDLEPDGPIKDYCGTCTKCMDACPTDAISTPYVVDGSKCISYFTIELKDQIPQEVEGKFGNWVFGCDICQDVCPWNRFSKPHQEPLLKPHPELLHLSAGDWRELTQDVFGEIFRKSAVKRTGYAGLTRNLKFVANEPAPLSGHHVPEDFV from the coding sequence ATGCTGAACCTCGCGCCCAAACATACCCAATTCATCAAGCAGAAAGCCCTGGAGCTCGGGTTTATGTATTGCGGGGTGTCCAAGGCCGATTTTCTGGAGGAGGAGGCGCCTAGGTTGGAGAATTGGCTCAACCAGAACAAACATGGCCAGATGCACTACATGGCCAACCACTTTGACAAACGCCTGGACCCGCGCCTGCTGGTAGAGGGGGCCAAATCGGTGGTGAGTCTGTTGCTGAACTATTACCCGGAGGAAACCCAACCCGAGGACACGTTTCAGATCTCTAAGTACGCGTACGGCCAGGACTACCACTTTCTCATCAAAGACAAGCTTAAGACCCTGTACCAGTTTATTCAGGAAGAGATAGGCGAAGTAGGTGGACGCGTGTTCGTGGATTCGGCGCCGGTCATGGACAAGGTATGGGCGAAGAAAAGCGGGTTGGGCTGGGTAGGCAAGAACAGCAACCTTATCAGGCCCGGGGTGGGCAGTTTCTTTTTCATCGCGGAGCTGATCCTGGACCTGGACCTGGAGCCGGACGGGCCTATCAAAGACTACTGCGGTACCTGCACCAAGTGCATGGATGCCTGCCCCACCGATGCCATTTCTACCCCCTACGTGGTAGACGGCAGCAAATGCATCTCTTATTTCACTATTGAGTTGAAGGACCAGATTCCGCAGGAGGTAGAGGGAAAATTTGGGAACTGGGTATTTGGCTGCGACATCTGCCAGGACGTGTGCCCCTGGAACCGGTTCAGTAAACCGCATCAGGAGCCCCTGTTAAAGCCACATCCTGAGTTGCTCCACCTTTCCGCAGGGGATTGGAGGGAGCTGACTCAGGATGTGTTTGGAGAAATTTTTAGAAAATCGGCTGTAAAACGCACGGGCTACGCCGGGCTTACCCGTAATCTGAAATTTGTAGCCAATGAACCGGCCCCGTTAAGCGGCCATCACGTTCCCGAAGACTTTGTCTAA